From the genome of Candidozyma auris chromosome 2, complete sequence, one region includes:
- a CDS encoding E3 ubiquitin-protein ligase HEL1, with product MPHSDDDESVASAESVNSFDYEDDDNSMISFEADSDEGSPTNIEQDVEAPPVESRLLWQKPSSNHLCQCRYRSMKVNWYIMERFVMPARKLSDTVIPGLSLDELLVMLHYKKWSVDELTSDFFDNSNRLRERCGLSENVNAVYPITTKGSDFMCMICCESGPLDTFSLSCGHEFCVPCYSQYLHIYVGKGELIRCMEPSCSKSLYHTDVEKILQNGISTEVDVIELKSSGSSSSSESQDSTFAEADFKNYELSVINEYDLQFDGVEFANESRPDDAQDPLSRNSLLRAAAKLSLDGARSRYKWCPAVDCENFVELSKDTRPHDYDYKKTNLLTNVPVVRCPASHEFCFDCQFENHLPCPCDITAKWVKRCQDDSETANWIEANTQNCPKCSSSIEKNGGCNHMLCQHCRFEFCWICLHDWRQHTQSHWSCNRYKERKEDTSGKLQKQNALARYLHYYKRFSVHQHSMKGDERTLANIHRYMLLYMKSQTHNSKKNVSWNDAQFMSDAIRSLICGRRTLMWTYAFTFYLEKSNYCDIFEGMQDYLNETVEALSRIFEDVGVEKKKKQSEENIMQALTKKKSKIVHLSALIAKRQRLLVECANHGISDGSLIFKEIK from the coding sequence ATGCCCCACTCCGACGACGACGAGTCCGTGGCGTCCGCTGAGTCCGTTAACAGCTTCGActatgaagatgacgataaCCTGATGATACTGTTCGAAGCGGATAGCGATGAGGGTTCTCCGACAAACATAGAGCAAGATGTTGAAGCGCCGCCTGTTGAAAGCAGATTGTTATGGCAAAAGCCCTCGCTGAACCATTTGTGTCAGTGTCGTTACAGATCAATGAAGGTCAATTGGTATATTATGGAGCGGTTCGTTATGCCTGCCAGAAAACTTTCAGATACTGTCATTCCTGGACTCTCgcttgatgagcttcttgtcatGTTGCACTACAAGAAGTGGCTGGTGGATGAACTTACGAGTGACTTTTTCGATAATCTGAACCGCCTTCGTGAGAGATGTGGGCTTTCTGAGAATGTTAACGCTGTCTACCCAATCACCACAAAGGGCCTGGACTTTATGTGTATGATTTGCTGTGAGTCTGGCCCCTTGGATACGTTTCTGCTCTCGTGTGGGCACGAGTTCTGTGTACCATGCTACAGTCAATACTTGCACATCTATGTGGGCAAAGGCGAGCTCATCAGATGCATGGAGCCCCTGTGCAGCAAGTCCTTGTACCATACGGATGTTGAGAAGATTCTACAGAATGGAATCTCCACTGAGGTGGATGTGATTGAATTGAAGCTGAGTGGCAGTAGTAGCTCAAGTGAGAGTCAAGATTCGACCTTCGCAGAGGCTGACTTCAAAAATTATGAGTTAAGCGTGATAAATGAGTACGATCTTCAGTTTGATGGCGTGGAGTTTGCCAATGAGAGCAGGCCCGACGATGCTCAGGATCCGCTCCTGAGaaatctgcttcttcgAGCTGCAGCAAAGCTCTCCCTCGACGGTGCACGCAGTCGCTACAAGTGGTGCCCTGCTGTGGATTGTGAGAACTTTGTAGAGCTCTCAAAGGACACCAGGCCCCATGATTATGATTACAAGAAGACCAATCTCTTGACTAATGTGCCAGTCGTCCGCTGTCCTGCCTCGCACGAGTTCTGCTTCGACTGTCAGTTCGAAAACCATCTTCCATGTCCTTGTGACATCACTGCGAAGTGGGTCAAGCGATGCCAGGACGACTCAGAGACAGCTAATTGGATCGAAGCCAACACCCAAAACTGTCCCAAGTGCTCTTCGCTGATCGAAAAGAATGGTGGTTGCAACCATATGCTTTGCCAACATTGTAGATTTGAATTCTGCTGGATTTGCTTACATGATTGGAGGCAGCATACCCAATCCCATTGGTCTTGTAACCGCTACAAGGAACGAAAGGAAGACACCTCCGGCAAGTTACAGAAGCAGAACGCTCTTGCACGTTATTTGCATTACTACAAGCGCTTTTCTGTTCATCAGCATTCCATGAAGGGTGACGAACGTACTCTTGCCAATATACATCGCTACATGCTCTTGTATATGAAATCTCAGACTCACAACAGCAAAAAGAATGTGTCGTGGAACGATGCCCAGTTCATGTCTGATGCGATTCGAAGCCTCATTTGTGGAAGGCGAACATTGATGTGGACTTACGCATTTACATTTTATCTTGAGAAGAGCAACTACTGTGATATCTTTGAGGGGATGCAAGACTATCTCAATGAAACTGTAGAAGCACTTTCGAGAATCTTCGAAGATGTTGGcgtggagaagaaaaagaaacaatcAGAGGAGAACATCATGCAAGCTCttacgaagaagaagtccaaGATCGTGCATTTATCTGCATTAATTGCCAAACGACAGCGTCTCTTGGTGGAGTGTGCCAATCACGGCATCAGCGACGGCTCATTGATCTTTAAGGAAATCAAGTAG
- a CDS encoding protein-lysine N-methyltransferase: protein MAPTRREKIDNLLNWLEENAFWNSELVDVKESKFGGIGVFWKLRGQEDPTGDRLILRIPKSSILSTKNSCLINLLSDYEPTDPAIDLTRGMHAISLTFLYEQSLGERSPWHTYLDTFEIDDNDDQSLPLCLWSKEEKEALFNSECDMLNMLDPTELIQFYLECVNFAKTNDTLIKAPPVLCLRSGEEVNESHPKLQSFAKCVQAVISRAFTVDKYHGLSLVPGADLFNHISPIRENGKVVPRENVHFMCDDDEDLCDRCGEVGCDHEESDDDDEGNDDDDMEDLEEEELGEKDDEQNGDKVEHLMEDVPLSSDSEYSEEDETNDAENVVEEDGPAEESSKQTISMEDIEQMEQSEADTDQDDEEVSTLSLSEDDDEDPSEKKYNQEHDDNKVELVQELSDSSKCCDIVLTQLPSKEHDYELFNTYGDELSNAYLLQRYGFICKNNPNTSCLLSVPMFAYLKKIKANKTNEARLVAKLEWYESIGFEMVNELSSGCDDDDCEACLEDKPEHESCCGDGKEEEGCCREDSCTKSKSTCREQEPPESWQLSPRIDDTGNPSKQTKALLHLITMPFKVFYYKLAKAPSENKMARRVFKYLLEPPLSGSEKKILVNWAESRFHRYRDIQASGPRADTIAYMIEEEKFLLRHSVEALSK from the coding sequence ATGGCCcccacaagaagagagaaaataGATAATCTACTCAACTGGCTCGAGGAGAATGCATTTTGGAACTCTGAATTGGTTGATGTTAAAGAGTCCAAGTTTGGAGGCATCGGTGTATTCTGGAAATTGAGGGGACAGGAAGACCCTACTGGGGATAGATTGATTCTTAGAATACCAAAAAGTTCCATCTTGTCAACGAAGAACTCGTGCTTGATTAACCTCCTATCAGATTATGAGCCTACGGACCCTGCAATTGACTTGACCAGAGGCATGCACGCCATACTGTTGACCTTCTTATATGAGCAGTCCTTAGGAGAGAGATCCCCCTGGCACACTTACCTTGACACGTTTGAGATTGACGACAATGACGATCAGAGTCTTCCTTTATGCTTGTGGtccaaggaagagaaggaggcaTTGTTCAACTCTGAATGTGACATGTTGAACATGCTTGACCCGACGGAGCTCATTCAGTTTTACTTGGAGTGTGTGAACTTTGCAAAGACCAATGATACTTTGATAAAAGCGCCACCTGTGTTGTGTCTTCGATCTGGAGAGGAGGTAAATGAAAGTCATCCAAAACTACAGCTGTTCGCCAAATGCGTCCAGGCAGTTATATCGAGAGCATTCACAGTAGATAAGTATCACGgtctttctcttgttcCGGGAGCTGATCTCTTTAACCATATACTGCCGATAAGAGAGAATGGAAAGGTTGTACCGAGGGAAAATGTCCATTTCATGtgtgatgatgacgaggacTTGTGCGATAGATGCGGTGAGGTAGGCTGTGATCATGAGGAGagcgacgatgatgatgagggaaatgatgatgacgatatGGAGGATctagaagaagaggaattgGGTGAAAAGGATGACGAGCAGAATGGAGATAAAGTCGAGCATTTGATGGAGGATGTGCCGCTTTCATCGGACTCAGAGTACTccgaagaagatgaaacaAATGACGCAGAAAACGTTGTGGAAGAGGACGGACCCGCAGAGGAGTCGTCGAAGCAAACTATACTGATGGAGGACATCGAGCAAATGGAACAATCCGAGGCTGATACAGATCaagatgacgaagaggtTTCCACACTTTCACTCAGcgaggatgacgatgaagatcCGTCGGAGAAAAAATATAATCAGGAACATGATGACAACAAAGTTGAATTGGTTCAAGAACTCTCTGACAGCTCCAAGTGTTGCGATATTGTGCTTACCCAGCTTCCGTCGAAGGAGCACGACTatgagcttttcaacacGTACGGAGACGAACTCAGTAATGCATACCTACTACAACGCTATGGTTTCATTTGCAAGAATAATCCAAACACCTCTTGTCTTTTATCCGTTCCAATGTTCGCCTACTtaaagaagatcaaggctAATAAAACAAACGAGGCAAGACTCGTAGCCAAGCTAGAGTGGTACGAGTCAATTGGCTTTGAAATGGTCAATGAGCTTAGCTCAGGttgtgatgatgatgattgtGAGGCTTGTTTAGAGGACAAGCCTGAACACGAATCCTGTTGTGGCGACGGGAAAGAGGAGGAGGGTTGTTGCAGAGAAGATAGCTgcacaaaaagcaaatctACATGTCGAGAGCAGGAGCCACCAGAATCATGGCAATTGCTGCCCCGAATTGATGATACTGGAAACCCATCCAAGCAGACGAAAGCACTTTTGCATCTTATAACCATGCCCTTCAAGGTCTTCTACTATAAGCTCGCCAAGGCACCAAGCGAGAACAAGATGGCCAGGCGAGTGTTTAAATACTTACTTGAGCCTCCCTTGTCAGGatcagagaagaagattctcGTTAACTGGGCAGAGCTGCGATTTCACAGGTATAGAGATATCCAGGCTCTGGGTCCTAGAGCAGACACTATAGCATACatgattgaagaagaaaagttCCTTCTTCGTCACTCCGTCGAAGCTCTTCTGAAGTAG
- the PAM16 gene encoding import motor complex subunit PAM16: MAHRLLVNVIFTGASVFGRAFTEAYKQAAKASATAAATGATKAKSAGGIPVEEAMKILDIEKDQLTLEEIEKKYEYLFDVNSKEKGNSFFLQSKVYYATDTLRKELEYLQKMREAKSGEEAKN; encoded by the coding sequence ATGGCTCATAGATTACTTGTTAacgtcatcttcactggCGCCTCTGTGTTTGGGCGTGCATTCACTGAGGCCTACAAGCAGGCAGCCAAGGCCAGTGCCACTGCCGCTGCAACCGGAGCCACCAAGGCCAAGTCGGCCGGTGGAATCCCCGTGGAAGAGGCCATGAAGATCTTGGATATCGAGAAAGACCAGCTCACTCTCGAGGAGATCGAAAAGAAATACGAGTATCTTTTCGACGTTAACTCGAAAGAAAAGGGTAACTCATTCTTCTTACAATCAAAGGTATACTATGCCACAGATACATTACGAAAAGAGCTAGAGTATTTACAAAAGATGAGGGAAGCCAAGAGCGGGGAGGAGGCGAAGAATTAG